Proteins found in one Amphiura filiformis chromosome 14, Afil_fr2py, whole genome shotgun sequence genomic segment:
- the LOC140169755 gene encoding astrocytic phosphoprotein PEA-15-like, translating into MGEESFQNFLKRLGENISEDEVKSLSAACQDVIPNEERDKIKKHGELFDYLQKIGNLSQDDLSYLEHALEKICRPDLVTQIMEFREQLGKGEDNNQDISGPARKYKAMNKDTGQVPDDIISGLTKLELAPPPSQADRKKTKDSR; encoded by the exons ATGGGAGAAGAATCATTCCAGAACTTCCTGAAGCGTCTTGGTGAGAATATCTCGGAAGACGAAGTGAAGTCTCTGTCGGCAGCTTGCCAAGATGTCATCCCAAATGAGGAGAGAGACAAGATAAAGAAACATGGAGAACTCTTTGATTATCTGCAGAAGATTGGAAATCTCTCTCAAG ATGACCTCAGCTACTTGGAGCATGCATTAGAGAAAATTTGCCGGCCAGATTTAGTAACACAAATTATGGAATTTAGAGAGCAATTAGGGAAGGGTGAAGACAACAATCAAGATATATCAGGACCAGCGAGAAAGTACAAAG CAATGAACAAGGATACAGGCCAAGTACCTGATGACATCATTTCTGGGCTAACCAAACTAGAGCTAGCGCCCCCACCATCACAAGCCGACAGAAAGAAGACTAAGGATTCAAGATAA